CCATGTTGAAACCAAAGAATGGGTTGAGGTGAGCGATGAAGGCGTGGTTGAAACACTGACAGTAACCTACATGAAGTTTACTGGCTTACCTGACCCGCCTTACGCCATTGGTGTTGTCAGGCTCGATGGGGCAGATACGGGAATGCTCTGCTTTCTTGGCGGTGTTGACTTGTCAGACTGGAGGAAAATCCACGAGACATTCAAACCGGGAACGAGGGTTAAAGCAGTGTGGAAGGAGGAGAGGGAGGGGAAGATAACGGACATCCAGTACTTTGAACCAGTGAAATAAACTTTCATTTTTTGCATGAAACGATATCAGCGCAAAGCAAAGTTTAAATCCTCAACAAATAATTCCTAACGAATGATAGACAGGATCATATCGAAGCTTGTCTCCGCTGGAGCAGACTTAAGCTCGAAAAACGCCATAAAGGCTGCCCTGAAAATTCTCGGGGAGGACGAAGGGCTTGCGGACTACATTTACATTCTCGTAAAGAACAGAGCCTACAGGAAAGACTGGGCGGAGCTTCCTGTGGAAAAAAGGCTGATATTCCTGCCCCAGTGCCTCAGAAACTCGAAGAGCTGCCAGGCAGAGCTAACTGAGAAAGGATACATTTGCAAGAAGTGCGGGGGCTGCGATATAGCCGAAATTGTAGAGACTGCGGAAGAGCTTGGGTATAAGCACGCCTACATAGTTCCCGGGGGAAGCATGATTTACAGAATCCTAAAAAGTCTGGATATGGGTTCCTTTGCGTGTCTCGGCGTTGCTTGTCTTCCTGAGCTTTGCGAGGCCAGTGAGAGGCTTACGCTGAAGGACATTCCACACCAGTGCGTCCCCCTTCGGAAAACAGGATGTGTGGACACGGAGGTAGATGTCGAAGAGGTCAAGGCTTTTTTAAAAGCTGGTATAGAGCATGAAGAAGAAAAAGCTGGAAATAGTGCTGGAAAAAATTAAGGGTTTTCAGAATCCGAAAATAGAGCTTGAGCAATACGTCACCCCACCTTCGCTTGCTGCCTTCATAGCAACCACAGCGGAACTTAACGGTGACCTCGACCTAATCATCGATTTGGGGTGCGGTACGGGAATTCTGGCAATAGCTTGCTCACTGCTTGGCCACTACTCAGTTGGAGTTGATCTGGATGTTGAGGCATTGAAAATAGCGAGAGATAACGCAGCAGAGCTTGGGGTTGAGGCAGACTTCGTGAGGAGCGAGGTATCGAAATTCCGGTGCAAGAGGAAAGTTACAACTGTGATGAACCCTCCTTTCGGCATACAGAGAAAGCACGCGGACAGACCTTTTTTGCTCAAAGCCTTTGAGATTTCGAAGGTAATTTACACCGTTCACTCCGCAGGAAGCTCAAATTTCGTTCGAAAGCTTTCGGAAGAGCATGGCTTTAAAGTTACGTACCAGTGGAACTTCTCCATCCCCCTTAAGAGGACCTACTCTTTCCACGAAAAAGCATTTAAGTATATACCCGTAGAGGTGTTTAGGATT
The nucleotide sequence above comes from Archaeoglobus fulgidus DSM 4304. Encoded proteins:
- a CDS encoding METTL5 family protein; translated protein: MKKKKLEIVLEKIKGFQNPKIELEQYVTPPSLAAFIATTAELNGDLDLIIDLGCGTGILAIACSLLGHYSVGVDLDVEALKIARDNAAELGVEADFVRSEVSKFRCKRKVTTVMNPPFGIQRKHADRPFLLKAFEISKVIYTVHSAGSSNFVRKLSEEHGFKVTYQWNFSIPLKRTYSFHEKAFKYIPVEVFRIEKHEIRNAGR
- a CDS encoding DUF116 domain-containing protein encodes the protein MIDRIISKLVSAGADLSSKNAIKAALKILGEDEGLADYIYILVKNRAYRKDWAELPVEKRLIFLPQCLRNSKSCQAELTEKGYICKKCGGCDIAEIVETAEELGYKHAYIVPGGSMIYRILKSLDMGSFACLGVACLPELCEASERLTLKDIPHQCVPLRKTGCVDTEVDVEEVKAFLKAGIEHEEEKAGNSAGKN
- a CDS encoding Zn-ribbon domain-containing OB-fold protein; this encodes MDVMEFEVWWKIPFKHSAGLHATKFFQGLKEGKIFGVRCDRCGRVLVPPRAFCERCHVETKEWVEVSDEGVVETLTVTYMKFTGLPDPPYAIGVVRLDGADTGMLCFLGGVDLSDWRKIHETFKPGTRVKAVWKEEREGKITDIQYFEPVK